From one Eucalyptus grandis isolate ANBG69807.140 chromosome 9, ASM1654582v1, whole genome shotgun sequence genomic stretch:
- the LOC120288062 gene encoding classical arabinogalactan protein 9-like yields the protein MAVSRILYLAAVAALSFGLSVAQSPPPAPSPSPMTSPTLEASAFPPILPPQVASLTPPSPPAAASAPSPSTSTSPPSPPASTSNSLPPLANSSPPVEGPVAPNSGAAMNKFALSGVLAAGFAAALAM from the coding sequence ATGGCGGTCTCGAGAATCCTGTACCTCGCGGCCGTGGCGGCGCTCTCCTTCGGCTTATCAGTGGCGCAGTCTCCACCGCCTGCTCCATCGCCATCTCCGATGACCTCGCCTACGCTGGAAGCATCAGCATTCCCACCGATTCTCCCCCCACAGGTCGCATCGCTGACCCCGCCATCGCCGCCAGCGGCGGCGAGTGCCCCGTCCCCTTCGACATCCACCTCGCCGCCGTCCCCTCCTGCATCGACATCAAACTCACTGCCTCCGTTGGCCAACTCGTCACCGCCAGTCGAAGGTCCGGTGGCACCCAACAGTGGCGCTGCGATGAATAAGTTTGCTCTCTCGGGGGTTTTGGCCGCTGGGTTCGCCGCCGCATTGGCCATGTAA
- the LOC104419887 gene encoding peptidyl-prolyl cis-trans isomerase FKBP12 has protein sequence MGVEKEVLRTGTGPKPSRGQNVTVHCTGYGKNRDLSQKFWSTKDPGQKPFSFKIGQGSVIKGWDEGVMGMQVGEVARLRCSPDYAYGSDGFPAWGIQPNSVLVFEIEVLGAE, from the exons atgggaGTGGAGAAGGAAGTGCTGAGAACTGGAACAGGCCCCAAGCCCTCTCGCGGCCAGAACGTCACCGTTCACTGCACCGGCTACg GTAAAAATCGTGATCTCTCGCAAAAGTTCTGGAG CACAAAGGACCCTGGGCAGAAgccattttcattcaaaattggTCAAGGTTCTGTGATAAAAG GATGGGATGAAGGGGTGATGGGAATGCAAGTGGGGGAAGTTGCTCGTCTTCGG TGCTCGCCTGATTATGCTTATGGCTCAGATGGATTTCCTGCTTGGGGGATCCAGCCGAACTCGGTTTTAGTGTTTGAAATTGAAGTTCTTGGCGCGGAGTGA
- the LOC104419889 gene encoding calmodulin-binding transcription activator 3 codes for MAECRRYLPALHSDLQQILQEARHRWLRPTEICEILRNYQKFNLTPEPPSRPPAGSLFLFDRKALRYFRKDGHRWRKKRDGKTVKEAHEKLKAGSVDVLHCYYAHGEENENFQRRSYWMLDSQLEHIVLVHYREVKEGYKSGISHLLGDQGPQIISSQASSAGCFALANSHASTAQTSYVLRADGVDRSEQTISSDLENVDSLGGLGASLTKSAYCSAPYDAYKFSGDPAGLPASSTYQTSSWSSGGTYNFNTRVPILAKISCRNVDPSCNQEYQVDNKFPVKQPVTDFVAQRPTESKLDPDSGVPDTTSGSRLHGVSELQDVAVTSQCQVAAENHSVAMKPQNTSTSTAHIGSSSNGGVMNNEEAGELRKLDSFGRWMDKEIGQDCDESLMASDSGNYWNALPSESDDKEVSSLSRHLQLDTDSLGPSLSQEQLFSISDYSPDWAYSGIETKVLVVGTFLGSKKLSADTKWGCMFGEIEVSAEILTDTSMRCVAPAHAPGRVPFYVTCRNRLACSEVREFEYREMPSVPSNIALEDEVSLQSQLAKLLYLDPVVPQLDCSVEVFDKCKLKNFTSSTNMTGKFDIGRVEEASASTMSGCPYARDAAIQCLLEDKLSQWLVHKLHEGGRGPNILDTQGQGVIHLAAALGYERAMSNIIAAGVSPNFRDAHGRTALHWAAYFGREETVIALVRLGAALGVVDDPRAACPGGQTAADLASSRGHKGIAAYLAEADLTSRVSSLTVNKKIDTLVAEKAIEDAIAVVSTAAKDEERCMKDSLAAVRKSTHAAALIQAFFQTRSFQQRQLTKGNSAASQVSADLIAIGSFDKVKSLSHYEDYLHSAATKIQKKYRGWRGRKDFLKIRNRIVKVQAHVRGHQVRKQYKKVVRTVSIMEKAILRWRRKRTGLRSFQLERRVGDDHGGDEGTDDEYDFLRISRKQKFDEVERALARVKSMVRNPEARDQYMRLVQKFDNFKIINKGSCESHVDAKQCRTDGE; via the exons ATGGCTGAGTGTCGGAGATACCTGCCCGCTCTACATTCGG ACCTACAGCAGATACTTCAAGAAGCGCGGCACCGTTGGCTTCGTCCGACAGAAATTTGTGAAATACTTCGGAACTACCAAAAGTTTAATTTGACACCAGAGCCACCCTCCAGGCCTCCAg CTGGTTCTTTATTCTTGTTTGATCGTAAAGCACTCCGATATTTTCGTAAAGATGGTCATCGCTGGAGGAAGAAAAGGGATGGAAAGACAGTTAAAGAAGCACATGAAAAATTAAAG GCAGGTAGTGTGGATGTTTTGCATTGCTACTACGCCCATGGGgaggaaaatgaaaactttCAACGAAGAAGCTACTGGATGCTCGATAG TCAGCTGGAGCACATTGTTCTTGTCCACTACAGAGAAGTGAAAGAG GGGTACAAGTCTGGCATATCCCATTTACTAGGAGATCAAGGACCACAAATTATCAGCTCTCAAGCTAGTTCAGCTGGTTGTTTTGCCCTTGCAAACTCACATGCTTCGACTGCTCAGACATCTTATGTATTAAGGGCGGACGGAGTTGATAGAAGTGAACAAACAATTTCATCTGATCTGGAGAATGTGGATTCATTGGGCGGTCTGGGAGCATCTCTCACTAAATCTGCCTATTGCTCTGCTCCTTATGATGCTTATAAGTTTTCTGGTGACCCTGCAG GGCTTCCTGCATCATCTACATATCAGACAAGTTCCTGGTCATCTGGAGGGACTTATAATTTCAATACCAGAGTTCCTATCTTAGCAAAAATTTCTTGCAGAAATGTGGATCCTTCGTGTAACCAGGAATATCAAGTTGACAATAAGTTTCCTGTCAAACAGCCCGTTACAGATTTTGTTGCCCAGAGACCAACAGAATCTAAATTGGATCCTGACAGTGGAGTTCCAGATACAACTAGTGGTAGTAGGTTACATGGTGTTTCTGAACTTCAAGATGTGGCAGTGACTTCTCAGTGTCAG GTGGCAGCTGAAAATCATTCCGTGGCAATGAAACCTCAGAACACAAGCACTTCTACTGCCCATATTGGAAGCTCATCCAATGGTGGAGTAATGAACAATGAGGAAGCTGGAGAGCTAAGAAAACTTGATAGCTTTGGGAGATGGATGGATAAAGAAATAGGTCAAGATTGTGATGAATCCTTGATGGCTTCTGACTCTGGAAATTATTGGAATGCACTTCCATCTGAGAGTGATGACAAGGAAGTATCTAGTTTGTCGCGTCACTTGCAACTGGATACAGACTCATTGGGTCCTTCTCTCTCTCAGGAGCAGCTATTTAGTATCTCAGACTACTCGCCAGATTGGGCTTATTCTGGCATTGAAACAAAG GTTCTGGTAGTAGGAACATTTTTGGGTAGCAAGAAACTTTCTGCCGATACGAAATGGGGTTGCATGTTCGGTGAAATTGAGGTTTCTGCTGAAATTTTAACTGATACATCAATGCGATGTGTGGCTCCTGCACATGCTCCCGGACGTGTTCCATTTTACGTTACTTGCAGGAATAGATTAGCATGTAGTGAGGTGAGAGAATTTGAGTATCGTGAGATGCCATCTGTGCCTTCCAATATTGCACTGGAAGATGAAGTGTCTCTTCAATCACAGCTGGCAAAATTGTTATATTTAGATCCAGTCGTGCCGCAGCTGGATTGCTCTGTTGAGGTATTTGATAAGTGCAAGTTGAAGAATTTCACAAGTTCAACGAATATGACTGGCAAATTCGATATTGGAAGAGTGGAAGAGGCTTCTGCATCCACAATGTCTGGTTGCCCATACGCTAGAGATGCAGCAATTCAGTGCTTGCTAGAGGACAAGCTTTCACAGTGGCTGGTCCATAAACTTCATGAAGGAGGCAGAGGGCCAAATATTTTGGATACACAAGGACAAGGAGTCATTCATTTGGCTGCAGCCCTTGGTTATGAAAGGGCCATGAGCAACATAATAGCTGCAGGTGTTAGTCCCAACTTCCGTGATGCACATGGAAGAACAGCTTTGCATTGGGCTGCATATTTTGGAAG GGAGGAAACGGTTATTGCACTTGTTCGACTTGGAGCAGCTCTGGGAGTTGTTGATGATCCAAGAGCAGCATGTCCTGGAGGTCAAACTGCAGCGGATTTGGCTTCAAGTAGAGGGCATAAGGGAATCGCTGCATATTTGGCTGAAGCTGATTTGACTAGTCGTGTTTCTTCACTGACTGTCAACAAGAAAATCGACACCCTTGTTGCGGAGAAGGCCATTGAGGATGCAATCGCTGTTGTTTCGACTGCAGCTAAGGACGAAGAACGTTGCATGAAGGATTCTCTTGCTGCAGTTAGAAAATCGACCCATGCAGCAGCCCTGATTCAAGCTTTCTTTCAAACTCGTTCATTTCAGCAGAGACAATTAACAAAGGGAAATAGTGCTGCATCTCAAGTTTCGGCAGATCTAATAGCAATTGGTTCTTTTGACAAGGTCAAGAGTTTGAGTCATTATGAAGATTATTTGCATTCTGCGGCAaccaaaattcagaaaaagtaCCGTGGGTGGAGGGGAAGAAAGGACTTTTTGAAGATACGCAACCGGATTGTAAAAGTTCAG GCTCATGTGAGAGGACATCAAGTACGTAAGCAATATAAGAAGGTTGTCCGCACGGTTAGTATAATGGAAAAGGCAATTCTACGCTGGAGGCGCAAAAGAACAGGTTTGCGATCATTTCAATTGGAGAGAAGAGTGGGTGATGACCATGGGGGGGATGAGGGAACTGATGATGAGTATGACTTTTTACGGATCAGCCGTAAGCAAAAGTTTGATGAAGTTGAACGAGCTCTAGCAAGAGTCAAATCTATGGTTCGCAATCCAGAGGCCCGTGATCAATATATGAGACTGGTCCAGAAGTTCGATAATTTTAAG ATAATTAATAAGGGCAGCTGTGAATCACATGTTGATGCCAAGCAGTGCAGAACCGACGGAGAGTAG
- the LOC104419886 gene encoding uncharacterized protein LOC104419886 has protein sequence MDLVHSFRDKNQYKMTQLNGVNLALDCDSRLVIQLPKSRFLRVVSRSLFLAAVILTLPCLGSLMKSPHSRSRFNAVEFGVAADVSNLQSMNFLFHDLSREGLLKKGDKALVVSSGIGQIGENLQFLDDNEIDFALESDVAESQSLIPDRTFDFALVSGSIDLKFVDRVVKIGGILAVQLSNDPSDAFQEPSNYKIVYMRRYEFTVVVMRKVTSDDQRTISSTKRKLCNLALEAKKATLKGLEDVLLEPPRRALVRSGDYLKKIKYLPELLGDSLQGYNGRSFITVGSREDDRGTVEWFHHNYPAQDQHFDVHHLDIGSGGAPADVSDWLTQNVREEEYVVMKADAEVAEEMMRKRTIHLVDEMFLECSSQWGYRKTNKSRRAYWECLALYGRLRDEGVAVHQWWA, from the coding sequence ATGGACTTGGTTCATAGTTTTCGAGACAAGAACCAGTATAAGATGACGCAGTTGAATGGAGTGAATCTTGCGCTCGATTGCGACTCCCGGCTGGTGATTCAGCTGCCCAAATCTAGGTTCCTCCGCGTCGTGTCGAGATCATTGTTTCTGGCTGCGGTTATACTCACATTGCCTTGTTTGGGGTCGCTTATGAAATCCCCTCATTCAAGATCTCGATTCAATGCGGTTGAGTTCGGTGTTGCCGCTGATGTGAGCAACTTGCAGTCCATGAATTTCCTGTTTCATGACTTGTCTCGCGAGGGCCTTCTTAAGAAAGGCGATAAGGCTCTGGTTGTGAGCTCTGGTATCGGGCAGATCGGCGAGAATCTGCAATTCTTGGATGACAACGAGATTGATTTTGCCCTGGAATCGGATGTGGCGGAGAGCCAGAGCCTGATCCCAGACAGGACGTTTGATTTTGCACTCGTATCTGGTTCGATCGACCTTAAATTCGTGGACAGGGTAGTGAAAATAGGTGGCATTCTTGCTGTTCAGCTCAGCAATGATCCTTCGGATGCTTTCCAAGAACCATCGAATTATAAAATCGTGTACATGAGAAGATATGAGTTTACCGTTGTGGTGATGAGGAAAGTCACCTCGGACGATCAGCGCACAATCTCCTCGACGAAGCGAAAACTCTGCAACTTGGCGTTAGAAGCCAAAAAGGCCACCCTGAAGGGCTTGGAGGACGTGTTGCTTGAACCACCAAGACGAGCTCTAGTAAGATCCGGCGAttacttgaagaaaatcaagtaTCTTCCCGAGTTGTTGGGCGATTCTCTACAAGGCTACAACGGCCGCAGTTTCATCACAGTGGGCTCGCGGGAGGACGACAGGGGAACGGTGGAATGGTTTCATCACAACTACCCGGCGCAAGATCAACACTTTGATGTGCACCATCTCGACATCGGATCCGGGGGTGCACCTGCGGATGTATCGGATTGGTTGACCCAGAACGTGAGGGAAGAAGAGTACGTCGTGATGAAGGCCGACGCGGAAGTGGCCGAGGAAATGATGAGGAAGAGGACGATACATCTGGTGGATGAGATGTTCCTGGAGTGTAGCAGTCAGTGGGGGTACCGGAAGACGAATAAGAGCAGAAGGGCTTACTGGGAATGCCTGGCTTTGTATGGAAGGCTGAGGGACGAAGGGGTTGCTGTTCACCAATGGTGGGCTTGA
- the LOC104419888 gene encoding uncharacterized protein LOC104419888 — translation MERLFRMFTTATFSSFRLLRGLVQSRLTQHRGDARWMLESGYSTDFRGLQQISRAYHKEADRPAFSSTEINASREIPKPLPDPPKPSRFPPWGKWVMGSILSLLIPFWKLKWDKLRQIEGEAEEVIEGAEIVAEVVEKVATVAEKVSAQVADKLPDDSKLKEAALFVEHVSEVTARDAHLTDDFIHKVDEVKQEVETAVETGIQKIIEQPPEEK, via the exons ATGGAGAGATTGTTCAGGATGTTCACAACCGCAACGTTTTCGTCTTTCCGCTTATTAAGAGGTCTCGTTCAATCTCGACTAACCCAGCACCGTGGCGATGCACGATGGATGCTCGAGTCTGGCTATTCGACTGACTTCCGGGGGTTGCAGCAGATTTCCCGAGCTTACCACAAAGAAGCGGACCGGCCCGCTTTCAGTAGCAC GGAAATAAATGCAAGTAGAGAGATCCCAAAGCCACTGCCAGATCCTCCCAAACCATCAAGGTTCCCACCATg GGGTAAGTGGGTCATGGGCTCTATCTTGTCTCTCCTGATACCCTTTTGGAAGCTCAAATGGGACAAGCTGCGACAGATAGAAG GAGAGGCTGAGGAGGTGATTGAAGGTGCCGAGATTGTGGCTGAGGTGGTAGAGAAGGTGGCGACCGTGGCTGAAAAGGTTTCGGCCCAAGTAGCCGATAAGCTCCCGGATGACAGCAAACTCAAGGAGGCAGCATTGTTTGTTGAACACGTATCGGAAGTTACTGCTCGAGACGCTCATTTGACCGACGACTTCATTCATAAG GTTGATGAAGTGAAACAAGAGGTGGAGACAGCAGTCGAAACCGGCATCCAGAAGATCATCGAGCAACCGcctgaagaaaaatga